Proteins encoded within one genomic window of Balneolaceae bacterium:
- a CDS encoding methyltransferase domain-containing protein: MSFFLKERKEHLREKMDQPNCNKVLLFNTYQQFSTINRLISGWQHIYRNHIRPVLSDSSKKYSLLDIGCGGGDIIKMIDRLAKNDGIKLQITGIEPDGRALEYLSDQKWPENISFINATSDDLARENRSFDIVISNHLMHHLKEPELKTVCEDAQKLVSKKVIFNDIERSDFGYASFKVVATPFFRNSFIVEDGLTSIKRSFKKEELKRALPKSWQVHRQFPFRLLALYERS; encoded by the coding sequence ATGTCTTTTTTTCTGAAAGAACGGAAGGAGCATCTCAGGGAAAAAATGGATCAGCCGAATTGTAATAAAGTGCTTTTGTTTAACACCTATCAACAGTTTTCAACTATTAATCGCCTGATTTCTGGTTGGCAGCATATCTACAGAAACCACATTCGGCCAGTTCTCAGTGATTCCTCAAAAAAATATTCATTGTTAGATATTGGATGTGGCGGCGGGGATATTATCAAAATGATTGACCGGCTTGCCAAGAATGATGGAATTAAACTTCAGATCACAGGAATTGAGCCGGATGGACGGGCTCTTGAATATCTTTCTGATCAAAAATGGCCTGAAAATATCTCGTTTATAAATGCCACCTCGGATGATCTGGCCCGGGAAAACAGATCGTTTGATATCGTTATATCGAACCACCTAATGCATCATTTGAAGGAACCTGAGCTCAAGACCGTATGTGAGGACGCCCAAAAACTTGTCTCAAAAAAAGTGATCTTTAATGATATCGAAAGAAGTGATTTTGGGTATGCCTCATTCAAAGTAGTTGCCACTCCATTTTTTCGAAACAGTTTTATCGTGGAAGATGGGCTCACATCTATTAAACGAAGCTTTAAAAAAGAGGAGCTAAAACGGGCACTGCCCAAAAGTTGGCAAGTTCATCGTCAGTTTCCGTTCCGGTTATTGGCACTCTACGAGCGCTCTTAA
- a CDS encoding type III polyketide synthase: MKNSVYIHQIETAVPRHSFKQEKLREIMKDVVGTTEREKRIIHHLYANSGIDTRYSVIDDFSNRDTPALFFNGQGATPGTKSRNDLYIKQGRKLFVEVAKKLLKNSSFKTQDITHIITVSCTGFYAPGPDFDIIQSLGLDPSIQRYHLGFMGCYASIPALKMAQQFCSADKDATVLIVSVELCSIHFQANSKMDNLLSSTVFSDGGGGAIISRRTPEDSHFRLDGFASSINKKGEDDMAWSIGDNGFNMILSSYIPDLLKEGMDDFLLDVMNQFQITHNKIDQWAIHPGGRAILDKLESSTSVPKGKMGSSRSVLSNFGNMSSATILFVLKELMNKNSEKKEEKTLAMAFGPGLTLESALLTKITP; this comes from the coding sequence ATGAAAAATTCCGTGTATATCCATCAAATAGAAACCGCCGTTCCGAGGCATTCTTTCAAACAAGAAAAACTCCGGGAGATTATGAAAGATGTAGTGGGTACAACAGAACGGGAAAAACGAATCATCCACCACCTCTATGCCAATTCCGGAATTGATACCCGATACTCCGTCATTGATGACTTTAGCAACAGAGATACGCCCGCACTCTTTTTCAACGGACAGGGAGCTACGCCCGGAACCAAAAGCCGGAATGATCTCTACATTAAACAGGGCCGAAAACTCTTTGTTGAAGTGGCCAAAAAACTTCTAAAAAACTCCTCATTTAAAACACAGGATATTACACATATTATCACCGTTTCCTGCACTGGTTTTTATGCCCCTGGTCCCGATTTCGATATTATCCAATCTCTTGGATTAGATCCATCCATCCAGCGCTATCACTTGGGGTTTATGGGATGTTATGCTTCGATTCCGGCTTTAAAAATGGCTCAGCAGTTTTGTTCAGCCGATAAGGATGCTACTGTTCTCATTGTTTCAGTTGAGCTCTGTTCAATCCATTTCCAGGCAAATTCAAAAATGGATAATCTGCTCTCATCCACCGTTTTTTCTGACGGCGGCGGCGGTGCAATTATCAGCCGCAGAACACCAGAAGATTCTCATTTCAGACTTGATGGTTTTGCCTCTTCCATCAACAAAAAAGGAGAGGATGACATGGCCTGGTCGATTGGAGATAACGGCTTCAATATGATTTTATCGAGCTACATTCCAGATCTTCTCAAAGAAGGAATGGACGATTTTCTTCTTGATGTGATGAATCAATTTCAGATCACTCATAATAAAATTGATCAGTGGGCAATACATCCCGGTGGCAGGGCCATTCTTGATAAACTGGAATCTTCAACATCTGTACCCAAAGGGAAAATGGGATCATCAAGAAGTGTATTATCCAATTTTGGAAATATGAGCAGTGCAACGATCTTGTTTGTGCTTAAAGAGTTGATGAACAAAAACTCAGAAAAAAAAGAGGAGAAAACTCTGGCGATGGCTTTTGGGCCGGGTTTAACACTCGAATCAGCCCTTCTTACAAAAATAACTCCCTGA
- a CDS encoding MATE family efflux transporter, with product MTIGFPVIIAQLLQMSMSFVDTVMAGRLSPEDLAAVAVGTSILIPFVVLCLGSMMGVTPIVAQNVGGRKLSVIGKNARQVLWLSQILALPSFFLLRNLDILFVWIGVTEDVIPIASGYLTAISWGIFPLYAYGGLRNFNEGLSVTRPAMFVALLGTLVNIPANYVLMFGKFGLPQLGAVGTGYASSIVYTVMFIAMFAFTYSYKSYQRFDIFSKFRLPEWKYLSELLRIGVPIGISSTMEVSMFAAVSLMISTLSAVAVAGHQVAINFAAMMFMIPFGLSVAITARVGNSIGRRRPAEARFRGYVGVGVCSCIMVLTAIFIFLFPNTIASIYTDDAAVKTVAVELLFFAAVFQLSDGLQVAGFGALRGLKDTKVPMFVNLFAYWVIGITVAYYLGFISDYGAPGLWIGLITGLTVAGILHNLRFYARTKSMGA from the coding sequence ATGACAATTGGATTTCCGGTAATTATAGCTCAGCTCCTGCAAATGAGTATGAGTTTTGTGGACACTGTTATGGCCGGCCGCCTTTCACCGGAAGATCTTGCTGCCGTTGCTGTTGGTACGAGTATACTTATTCCTTTTGTAGTTCTTTGCCTTGGCAGTATGATGGGGGTTACTCCTATCGTGGCACAGAATGTTGGGGGGCGTAAATTATCAGTTATTGGAAAGAATGCACGGCAGGTTTTATGGCTCAGCCAAATTCTTGCACTTCCCAGTTTTTTCCTTCTTCGAAATCTCGATATTCTATTCGTTTGGATCGGTGTAACTGAAGATGTAATTCCTATTGCTTCGGGATATCTAACAGCAATTTCGTGGGGGATTTTTCCGCTTTATGCCTACGGGGGACTCAGAAATTTTAATGAAGGGTTGAGCGTTACTCGCCCGGCTATGTTCGTTGCCTTATTGGGAACATTGGTAAACATTCCGGCAAACTATGTTTTGATGTTTGGAAAATTCGGGTTACCACAACTGGGTGCAGTGGGAACAGGATACGCATCCTCCATCGTGTATACTGTAATGTTCATCGCCATGTTTGCATTTACATACAGTTACAAATCCTATCAACGGTTCGATATATTTTCAAAATTCCGGTTGCCAGAGTGGAAATATCTGTCTGAACTTCTGCGTATTGGAGTCCCCATCGGGATCAGTTCTACCATGGAAGTCTCGATGTTTGCTGCTGTAAGTTTAATGATCAGTACCTTAAGCGCCGTAGCCGTGGCCGGTCACCAGGTAGCTATAAATTTTGCGGCTATGATGTTTATGATTCCATTTGGATTGTCTGTTGCCATTACCGCACGCGTTGGGAATTCCATAGGGAGAAGACGTCCGGCCGAAGCCCGATTTCGGGGTTATGTAGGCGTTGGAGTGTGCAGTTGCATTATGGTACTTACAGCAATCTTTATTTTCCTGTTTCCTAATACAATTGCTTCTATCTACACCGATGATGCCGCCGTAAAAACCGTTGCTGTAGAATTACTCTTTTTTGCAGCCGTTTTCCAACTTTCTGATGGATTACAAGTTGCCGGTTTTGGTGCTCTTCGCGGACTCAAAGATACCAAAGTTCCTATGTTTGTAAATCTGTTTGCCTATTGGGTGATTGGAATTACGGTGGCGTACTATCTCGGTTTTATCTCTGATTATGGTGCGCCAGGTTTATGGATTGGTTTGATAACCGGATTAACCGTTGCCGGAATTCTGCACAATCTTCGATTTTATGCTCGAACAAAGTCAATGGGTGCTTAA
- a CDS encoding HAMP domain-containing sensor histidine kinase → MFWSVKYSTAISLSVLVVLLTGYSLFEISTIPGSADTRTDVKDDIAQSLDQGVKFFGELSEEFQTKSNQIYRDINDAIQTKTAKIALHNRLEQYDIWGVTVFQDNEKWIWTGFDVSSPSDSTIFNNRSDTTSIVNFNNVVAFLSKRIINFNEEKYTVVTAEKLYQVSELPFSEERALQFSDQPNLNNRYPIYFNFFGNAPRNAPKRILSTSYSDSVGTVYADPNQAINSPITDNSTTLAYRFSFHVAIFLFFFITLFSWTTRKKNVTKSAFTFIIVAVTWPLIIYGDFIGQWSSMIFSMTTGQELRSIKEFTFYAVNSFFIFILFIAFHNLLKLTQFPEWSNKLSRSFLLSILFGAIQVILILFFIQSTQTLLTNSDIPLLDLELAPNTQSFFFYIFSALFFTGLSGIIVSAGYHLELIESGKAALISVITSFSFICTFFLLDLFLTDFTVIDWEFILAICLLFIYLISIHFLHQYPKLVKEMSGFRKLLIGVFIASSIIYVIIWNATNTRLDQALLTQASNFVEEESVQTEEVLYDLLSEIEFNLSDLSQEDLNQRSSNIQIQFQETIQQIIRPEWQNYSFYVKLITQQNQEIATYTTSVETPSWSTYFSNRDIMLRTYQSEQIRWHNNRPVIWDNLPLNLSDRFVSLSRGWIPLYDSENPREIIVWVAADVYLERAVYNKPMRAVLSETPSDAWKQSFYLAEFTGSRLTRNAMIGLYSHQPQYHQLPARELEIAQTDSINFLTNSTSNGSFREVLISTEDPKIVKASTPFPGIEQHLFSYFRLQIVLVFFGLFCFSILSIAGFGHFSPFGQSKRFRSRLIDGLAFATIIFLIVLTFTTQYAVGIQNEEKLERELIQNLDNLSESLKNFSLSNSIDRTSVTLADLTSTFNADVILYRGTEVAESTTPQVFQQNLIPSILPFPVYDFIYNQQRSHYITTVRIGNEELLVGYQSLMNQAGQPIGVIAIPTFLQSPIYNEQLLETTSYLFVVYLFIFALFITGSVILSGRLTKSISLIQTGLKKISRGDMRTKVPVTSRDEIGSLANAYNNMVERLEEAQKELLKAERESAWKEMAQQVAHEIKNPLTPMKLNLQHLQRQLEQNPDKVLELKPVIEKTANNIIGQIESLNKIASDFSKFAQPIREPKEQVNLTELLESISDLYNNKSTVVVDLHLPEQNVKIQAVKDELRRVLVNLLKNSIEACDEEKAFVKISLERRSKNILIKISDNGTGIDLESREKVFVPNFSTKSSGTGLGLAISKKIVEAHGGDIWFEPNNGKGTTFFVKLPVK, encoded by the coding sequence TTGTTCTGGTCAGTCAAATATTCTACTGCTATTTCACTTTCTGTACTGGTAGTTTTACTTACAGGCTATAGTTTATTTGAGATTTCCACAATACCCGGTTCTGCCGATACCAGAACGGATGTAAAAGATGACATTGCTCAATCATTGGACCAGGGAGTTAAATTCTTTGGTGAACTGTCTGAAGAATTTCAAACCAAATCCAATCAGATCTACCGGGACATTAATGATGCCATTCAAACGAAAACGGCAAAGATAGCACTGCACAACCGGTTAGAGCAATATGATATATGGGGAGTTACAGTTTTCCAGGACAACGAGAAATGGATCTGGACCGGCTTTGATGTAAGCTCGCCTTCTGATTCTACAATCTTTAACAATCGTTCTGACACCACCTCCATTGTTAATTTTAATAATGTAGTAGCCTTTCTCAGTAAACGAATTATCAATTTTAATGAGGAAAAGTACACCGTTGTAACGGCTGAGAAACTTTACCAGGTTTCAGAACTCCCATTTTCAGAAGAGAGGGCGTTGCAATTTTCTGATCAGCCCAATCTTAATAATCGTTACCCGATCTACTTCAACTTTTTTGGAAATGCACCCCGTAACGCTCCCAAAAGAATCTTAAGCACCAGTTATAGTGACTCAGTTGGAACCGTCTATGCCGATCCAAACCAGGCAATCAACAGTCCAATAACCGATAATTCAACAACTCTTGCTTACCGGTTCAGTTTTCATGTAGCCATATTTCTATTTTTTTTCATTACTCTTTTCTCTTGGACTACACGGAAAAAAAATGTCACTAAATCTGCTTTCACATTTATTATTGTTGCAGTTACCTGGCCATTAATTATTTATGGAGATTTTATCGGCCAGTGGTCATCCATGATTTTTTCGATGACAACCGGACAGGAATTACGTTCTATCAAAGAATTCACATTCTATGCAGTTAATAGTTTCTTTATCTTCATTCTATTTATCGCGTTCCACAACTTATTAAAACTCACCCAATTCCCGGAGTGGAGCAACAAACTATCCCGATCTTTTTTATTATCAATTTTATTTGGTGCAATTCAGGTCATACTCATCCTGTTCTTCATTCAATCAACTCAAACTCTGTTAACAAACAGTGATATTCCATTGCTTGATCTGGAGTTAGCACCGAATACTCAATCGTTCTTCTTTTATATTTTTTCTGCACTATTCTTCACCGGCTTGTCGGGCATTATTGTTTCCGCAGGTTATCACCTGGAATTGATTGAAAGTGGGAAAGCCGCGCTTATATCTGTCATTACATCCTTTAGTTTTATCTGTACCTTTTTTCTGCTGGATCTTTTTCTGACAGATTTTACAGTAATCGACTGGGAATTTATTCTGGCAATCTGCCTTTTGTTCATCTACCTCATTAGTATTCACTTCCTGCATCAATATCCCAAATTGGTCAAAGAGATGTCCGGTTTTCGTAAGTTACTAATTGGTGTATTTATCGCCTCCTCCATTATCTACGTTATTATCTGGAACGCCACCAATACCCGGTTAGATCAAGCACTTCTAACTCAGGCCTCAAATTTTGTTGAAGAAGAATCCGTCCAAACGGAAGAGGTACTGTATGATCTTCTTTCTGAGATTGAATTTAATCTTTCTGATCTCTCACAGGAAGATCTGAACCAGCGATCATCCAACATTCAGATTCAATTCCAGGAAACAATCCAGCAAATCATCCGACCCGAATGGCAAAATTATTCCTTTTATGTGAAGCTGATTACCCAGCAAAACCAGGAAATTGCTACCTACACTACATCTGTAGAAACCCCTTCATGGTCAACATATTTCTCTAACAGGGATATAATGCTGCGAACCTATCAAAGCGAACAGATACGTTGGCATAACAACCGTCCGGTCATCTGGGATAATCTGCCATTGAATCTATCTGATCGGTTTGTATCGCTTTCCCGCGGATGGATACCTTTATACGATAGCGAAAATCCACGTGAAATTATTGTATGGGTGGCGGCCGATGTTTACCTGGAACGCGCTGTTTATAACAAACCGATGCGGGCGGTTTTATCTGAAACTCCATCTGACGCCTGGAAACAAAGTTTTTATCTGGCTGAATTTACTGGATCGCGTCTGACGAGAAATGCCATGATTGGTTTGTACAGCCATCAGCCTCAATACCATCAACTACCAGCCAGAGAGCTTGAAATTGCCCAGACTGATTCTATCAATTTTCTTACCAATTCAACTTCCAACGGATCATTCCGAGAGGTTTTAATATCCACTGAAGACCCAAAAATTGTAAAAGCCAGTACTCCATTTCCCGGAATAGAGCAACACCTGTTTTCATACTTCAGACTACAAATTGTGCTTGTATTCTTCGGGTTATTCTGCTTTTCCATACTATCAATCGCCGGTTTTGGCCATTTTAGCCCTTTTGGGCAGAGCAAGAGATTTAGATCGCGTCTTATCGACGGACTGGCTTTTGCCACTATTATATTTTTGATTGTTTTAACTTTTACAACACAGTATGCTGTTGGTATTCAGAATGAAGAGAAACTGGAACGGGAACTCATTCAGAACCTTGATAACCTTTCGGAATCTTTGAAAAACTTTTCCCTTTCAAATTCAATTGACAGAACTTCGGTAACACTGGCTGATCTTACTTCTACCTTCAATGCTGATGTAATTTTATACCGTGGAACTGAGGTTGCTGAATCAACCACACCGCAGGTATTTCAGCAAAATTTAATTCCATCGATACTGCCTTTTCCTGTTTACGATTTTATCTATAACCAACAGCGGAGCCATTATATCACCACTGTTAGAATTGGTAATGAAGAGTTGCTTGTAGGTTATCAATCACTGATGAACCAGGCCGGTCAACCCATTGGAGTTATTGCAATACCAACGTTTTTACAGTCTCCTATTTATAATGAACAATTGCTTGAGACCACCAGTTATCTTTTCGTGGTTTACCTCTTCATATTTGCACTATTTATTACAGGCTCAGTCATCCTATCAGGTCGGTTAACCAAATCAATATCTCTTATTCAAACCGGCTTGAAGAAAATTTCAAGAGGTGATATGAGAACAAAAGTACCGGTTACCAGCCGCGATGAAATTGGTTCTTTGGCCAATGCCTATAATAATATGGTTGAACGACTTGAAGAAGCTCAAAAAGAACTGCTAAAAGCAGAGCGTGAATCTGCATGGAAAGAGATGGCACAGCAGGTAGCACATGAAATCAAAAATCCGCTCACCCCAATGAAACTGAATCTTCAACACCTGCAACGGCAGTTGGAACAAAATCCGGATAAGGTCCTTGAGTTGAAACCTGTTATTGAAAAAACTGCCAACAATATAATCGGGCAGATTGAATCGTTGAACAAAATAGCCTCCGATTTTTCTAAGTTTGCTCAGCCTATCCGGGAACCCAAAGAGCAGGTTAATCTCACGGAACTTCTTGAATCTATTTCTGATCTGTACAACAATAAATCCACTGTTGTAGTAGATCTTCACCTGCCGGAACAAAACGTAAAAATCCAAGCTGTAAAAGATGAATTGCGCCGGGTTTTAGTCAACTTGTTAAAAAATTCAATTGAAGCTTGCGACGAGGAAAAAGCCTTCGTTAAAATCTCTCTTGAAAGAAGATCAAAAAATATTCTAATAAAAATATCTGATAATGGTACAGGCATTGATTTGGAGTCTCGTGAAAAAGTATTTGTGCCAAATTTTTCAACGAAATCGAGCGGTACCGGACTGGGACTTGCCATATCAAAGAAAATTGTAGAAGCTCACGGCGGCGATATTTGGTTCGAACCCAATAATGGAAAAGGAACTACATTTTTTGTAAAACTGCCTGTCAAATAA
- the rsfS gene encoding ribosome silencing factor — MTKKTDVAESQFQTDSPSKTADSKLLIDSITEGLLEKKARDIKILDVRALTTLTDYFVVCHGNSETQIRALANSATEKVKEDLGENVWKKEGLDARRWIILDYVNVVVHIFSEEKRQYYGIERMWNDAEITEVEDTE, encoded by the coding sequence ATGACAAAAAAAACAGATGTTGCCGAATCGCAATTTCAAACTGATTCACCAAGCAAAACAGCAGATTCGAAGCTTTTAATTGATTCTATCACAGAGGGTTTGCTTGAAAAAAAAGCGAGAGATATAAAAATACTGGACGTTCGGGCACTAACAACACTAACCGATTACTTTGTAGTATGCCACGGAAATTCGGAAACACAAATTCGTGCTCTTGCAAATAGTGCCACTGAAAAAGTGAAGGAAGATTTGGGGGAGAATGTTTGGAAAAAAGAGGGACTGGATGCAAGAAGATGGATTATCCTGGATTATGTTAACGTAGTCGTTCACATTTTTAGCGAGGAAAAAAGACAGTATTATGGAATTGAACGAATGTGGAATGATGCAGAAATTACCGAAGTAGAAGATACTGAATAG
- a CDS encoding LytR C-terminal domain-containing protein, with protein MSNISKDESSKHLFLNSVIGFLGVLLLILLVALFSRILYPRIVTDRIQEDPSLISEVIQLEVLNGCGITGIATRFTDKLREYGFDVVETGNYDHFDVSKTFIISRSGQMENAYRVADALGVSHQQVLREQAPEYYLDVTLIIGSDYQSLNLH; from the coding sequence ATGAGCAACATTTCGAAGGATGAATCTTCCAAACATCTCTTTCTCAATTCGGTAATTGGTTTTCTTGGCGTTCTGCTATTGATATTACTTGTTGCCCTGTTTTCTCGTATCTTATATCCAAGAATTGTAACTGATCGTATCCAGGAAGATCCCTCACTCATTAGTGAAGTAATTCAACTTGAGGTATTAAATGGTTGTGGAATTACGGGAATTGCAACACGGTTTACTGATAAACTAAGAGAATACGGTTTTGATGTAGTTGAAACCGGAAATTACGATCACTTTGACGTATCAAAAACCTTTATCATTTCACGAAGCGGACAAATGGAAAATGCCTATCGTGTAGCAGATGCTCTTGGGGTTTCACATCAACAAGTTCTGAGGGAACAAGCTCCTGAATATTACCTTGATGTAACACTTATTATTGGATCAGATTATCAATCTTTAAACTTACATTAA
- the queA gene encoding tRNA preQ1(34) S-adenosylmethionine ribosyltransferase-isomerase QueA, producing MKLTDFKFEIDDFNVPEEPKDPRDESRLMVLNREDESIKHEEFKDIHKHFNKGDVIVYNNTKVFPAKLKGKKEKTDADIEVFLLRELMPENMLWDVLVEPARKIRIGNKLYFGEDLMAEVIDNTTSRGRTIRFLYDGPNDDLYDRLDEIGDMPLPPYIDREPKESDKERYQTIFAKERGAVAAPAAGMHFTHELVEKLEKKGVEFLPVTLHIGWGTFRPVEVEDLTKHRTDSDNYYISKETSDRINEALSSKKNKVYACGTSAVRVIETSVMASGMSKPGTGWTDKFIYPDYEFKITEGIITNFHRPESTLLMLAAAFGGFEFIKKAYKEAVAEDYRFFAFGDAMLIQ from the coding sequence ATGAAATTGACAGATTTCAAATTTGAAATCGATGATTTTAATGTCCCTGAAGAACCAAAAGACCCAAGAGATGAGTCAAGGCTGATGGTCTTGAATCGAGAGGATGAATCCATTAAACATGAAGAGTTTAAAGACATTCACAAACATTTTAATAAGGGTGATGTAATTGTTTATAACAATACAAAAGTATTCCCTGCAAAATTGAAGGGCAAGAAAGAGAAGACCGATGCGGATATCGAGGTTTTCCTTTTGAGAGAACTAATGCCGGAAAATATGCTCTGGGATGTTCTGGTTGAACCTGCCCGAAAAATTCGAATTGGCAATAAACTTTACTTCGGTGAAGATTTAATGGCAGAGGTAATTGATAATACGACCTCCAGAGGCAGAACTATTCGCTTTCTGTACGATGGTCCGAATGACGATCTGTATGACAGATTGGACGAGATCGGCGATATGCCACTGCCGCCATATATTGACAGAGAACCTAAAGAGAGCGACAAAGAAAGGTATCAAACCATTTTTGCGAAAGAACGGGGGGCAGTTGCTGCACCTGCCGCCGGAATGCATTTTACACACGAGTTAGTGGAAAAACTCGAGAAGAAAGGAGTAGAATTTCTTCCGGTAACCCTTCATATTGGATGGGGTACATTCCGCCCTGTTGAAGTGGAAGATCTTACCAAGCACAGAACAGACTCAGATAACTATTACATATCCAAGGAGACTTCAGACAGAATTAATGAAGCACTTTCCAGTAAGAAAAATAAAGTATATGCTTGTGGAACGTCGGCTGTTCGGGTTATTGAAACCAGTGTAATGGCAAGTGGTATGTCGAAGCCCGGAACCGGATGGACGGATAAATTTATCTATCCAGATTATGAGTTTAAAATTACTGAAGGTATTATAACCAATTTTCACAGACCCGAATCAACACTTTTGATGTTGGCTGCGGCTTTTGGCGGATTTGAATTCATCAAAAAAGCTTACAAGGAAGCTGTTGCTGAAGATTATCGGTTCTTTGCATTCGGGGATGCAATGTTGATCCAATAA
- the ispD gene encoding 2-C-methyl-D-erythritol 4-phosphate cytidylyltransferase: MAKQQLALIIPAAGKGERLGAEIPKPYIKVAGKTILEYTLLKFRDVTGLGEVIVSTSMQYVDTTQEVLSRVFPDLNYSVVEGGEERQDSIRNAIEKISDKTGLIAVHDAVRPFVSKEEIENCVEEASRSGGAVLAIPARDTIKVARQNLEIAETPNRERLWQAQTPQVFWAALLREAYQYAAEHKFLGSDDSSLVEKIGGKVVLVRGSSKNFKITHPYDLDMARYLIEEGAE, from the coding sequence GTGGCTAAACAACAACTTGCACTTATCATACCGGCTGCCGGGAAGGGTGAAAGACTCGGCGCCGAAATTCCAAAGCCTTATATAAAGGTAGCCGGTAAAACTATTCTTGAATATACACTTCTTAAATTCAGGGATGTTACAGGATTAGGTGAAGTTATTGTTTCAACATCTATGCAGTACGTTGATACTACACAAGAAGTGCTTTCCCGTGTTTTTCCCGACTTGAATTATTCTGTGGTAGAAGGTGGAGAGGAGAGGCAGGATTCAATTCGAAATGCAATAGAAAAAATTTCAGACAAGACCGGTCTTATTGCTGTTCATGATGCGGTCCGTCCCTTTGTTAGTAAAGAAGAGATTGAAAACTGTGTGGAAGAAGCATCGCGGTCTGGTGGAGCTGTATTGGCTATTCCAGCTCGTGATACCATTAAAGTGGCTCGCCAAAATCTTGAAATTGCAGAAACACCAAACCGGGAGAGATTATGGCAAGCTCAGACTCCGCAAGTTTTTTGGGCAGCTTTGCTCAGGGAGGCTTATCAATATGCGGCGGAGCACAAGTTTTTGGGTTCAGACGATTCCTCCCTTGTGGAAAAGATTGGCGGGAAGGTGGTACTTGTCAGAGGATCCAGTAAAAATTTCAAAATTACCCACCCGTATGATTTGGATATGGCTCGCTATTTGATTGAGGAGGGAGCAGAGTGA
- the ispF gene encoding 2-C-methyl-D-erythritol 2,4-cyclodiphosphate synthase, giving the protein MSFRVGLGYDVHPFRENRKLILGGIEIPFEKGLKGHSDADVLLHAIIDAILGAAALGDIGQHFPDTNPDFKNADSTKLLVECYEMVQKKGLTIENIDSTVVTEKPKLSPFIPKIRKHISEVLNCDADQVSVKATTNEKMGFVGRQEGIMVHAVALLKRD; this is encoded by the coding sequence GTGAGTTTTCGGGTAGGCCTTGGGTACGATGTGCACCCGTTCCGGGAAAATCGAAAATTGATTCTCGGCGGTATAGAAATTCCATTTGAAAAGGGATTAAAGGGGCATTCTGATGCTGATGTATTACTGCACGCTATTATTGATGCAATTTTAGGAGCAGCTGCATTGGGCGATATTGGTCAGCATTTTCCGGATACAAATCCGGATTTTAAAAACGCCGATAGTACAAAACTTCTCGTAGAATGTTATGAAATGGTTCAAAAAAAAGGGTTAACTATCGAGAATATAGACTCGACCGTAGTGACTGAAAAACCAAAACTCAGCCCATTTATCCCAAAAATTCGGAAACATATTAGTGAAGTTTTAAACTGTGATGCAGACCAGGTTTCTGTAAAAGCCACTACAAATGAAAAAATGGGGTTTGTTGGCCGTCAAGAAGGGATTATGGTTCACGCTGTGGCACTTTTAAAAAGAGATTAA
- a CDS encoding DedA family protein codes for MEAYVQQIVEWIQALSPFYIYIIFTLVAYFENIIPPIPGDVLVAFGGYLAAEQIINFVPVLIFTTVASVFGFMSMYAIGWYFGDRIEQERNRFWLMRFIDVKYFDKIRRWMSRWGQGVIIANRFLAGTRSAISLASGMSKTKVYPTVINSFISSILWNTILLLFGWIVHENWQIIGHYLNVYGWIILILIAIFIVGRVVYKRFRQSEEK; via the coding sequence ATGGAGGCATACGTTCAACAAATTGTTGAGTGGATACAAGCTCTTTCTCCTTTCTATATCTATATTATCTTCACGCTCGTTGCTTATTTTGAAAATATTATCCCTCCAATTCCAGGAGATGTACTTGTGGCTTTTGGCGGATACCTTGCGGCAGAGCAGATCATAAATTTTGTACCTGTATTGATTTTTACAACAGTGGCTTCGGTTTTTGGGTTTATGAGTATGTATGCCATTGGTTGGTATTTTGGAGACCGGATTGAGCAAGAGAGAAATCGATTTTGGCTGATGAGGTTCATAGATGTTAAATATTTCGACAAAATTAGAAGGTGGATGAGCAGGTGGGGGCAAGGTGTAATTATTGCAAACCGGTTTTTGGCCGGAACTCGTTCTGCAATTTCTCTTGCTTCAGGGATGAGCAAAACAAAAGTTTATCCTACTGTAATCAATTCGTTTATTAGCTCAATCTTGTGGAATACTATTTTATTGCTATTTGGTTGGATTGTTCACGAAAATTGGCAAATCATTGGCCATTATTTAAATGTTTATGGCTGGATAATATTGATTCTCATTGCCATTTTTATTGTAGGTCGTGTTGTTTATAAGAGATTCCGGCAGTCCGAGGAAAAGTAA